One window of the Eucalyptus grandis isolate ANBG69807.140 chromosome 8, ASM1654582v1, whole genome shotgun sequence genome contains the following:
- the LOC120287007 gene encoding uncharacterized protein At5g01610-like gives MSLPKHLHLHVHPILIFVILLIFSTPASHSSAITNNSLTAYEVLEEYDLPIGLLPNGVLGYELDSSTGEFSVYLNGTCTFSIDSYELKYSSTVTGVISTDELSSLSGIKVKVWFFWLSIVKVVRDGDELEFSVGIASADFPVSNFDECPTCGCGFDCDSVGKTRKFRVKKPSWASS, from the coding sequence ATGTCCCTCCCAaaacatctccatctccatgTCCATCCAATCCTTATCTTCGTCATCCTCTTGATCTTCTCAACCCCAGCATCACATTCCTCTGCCATTACCAACAACTCGCTGACCGCCTACGAGGTCCTTGAGGAATATGACTTACCCATCGGCCTCCTCCCCAACGGCGTCCTTGGCTATGAGCTGGACAGCTCGACCGGTGAGTTCTCAGTGTACCTCAACGGGACGTGCACCTTCTCAATTGACTCCTATGAGCTCAAGTACAGCTCAACGGTCACCGGGGTCATATCCACGGACGAGCTCTCGAGCCTGAGTGGGATCAAGGTGAAAGTGTGGTTCTTCTGGCTCAGCATTGTCAAGGTGGTCCGCGATGGCGATGAGCTGGAGTTCTCCGTCGGGATAGCGTCTGCAGACTTCCCGGTGAGCAACTTCGATGAGTGCCCGACTTGCGGATGCGGGTTCGATTGCGATAGCGTGGGGAAGACGAGGAAGTTCAGGGTCAAGAAGCCCTCTTGGGCCTCATCCTAG
- the LOC104456742 gene encoding LOW QUALITY PROTEIN: exocyst complex component SEC15B (The sequence of the model RefSeq protein was modified relative to this genomic sequence to represent the inferred CDS: inserted 5 bases in 5 codons; deleted 1 base in 1 codon), with translation MQSATKPRRKVAAAAADGGDSADKQDQLLLSAICNNEDXGPFIRRAFTSGKPDSLLHHLRHFARAKESEIEEVCKAHYQDFILAVDDLRSLLSDVDSXKSALSRSNSTLQSVALPLLNXLDAFLEARTVSANIDLALASVASCIGLMDLCSRANLHLSGGNFYMALKCVDALEAQFLDKTPSSTVRIMLEKKIPEIRSYIERKVSKEFGDWLVEIRVVSRNLGQLAIGQASAARQREEDLRIKQRQAEEQSRLSLRDCVYALQEEDDDDVLSVGSESDGKSENGFSSFDLTALYRAYHIHQTLGLEDRFKQYYFENRKLQLTSDFQVSSMTPFLESHQTFFAQIAGFFIVEDRIMRTGGGLISKMEVENLWETAVSKMCSVLEDQFSRMQTANHLLLIKDYVSLXGVTLRRYGYLVDSLLDVLSKHRDKYHELLLSDCRKQITEALAADKFDQMLMRKEYEYSMNVLSFQLQASDIVPXFPYVAPFSSTVPDCCRIVRSFIEDSVSFLSYGGQLDFYDVVKKYLDRLLGEVLDGALLKIINTSSLGVSQAMQIAANMAVFERACDFFSRHAAQLSGVPLRVVERSRRQFPLIKCRAAAEEMLSGLLKQKVDGFMSLIENVNWMADDPPQSGNEYVNEVIIYLETLVSTAQQILPANVLKRVLQDVLSHISELIIGALFGESVKRFNVNAIMGIDVDVRLLESFADNQAPLFSEEEANQLKTALAESRQMINLLLSNHPENFLNPVIRERSYNNLDYRKVVTISEKLRDPSERYFSSFTTRGTKQNPKKKSLDALIRRLKDVN, from the exons ATGCAGTCCGCGACCAAGCCGCGGCGCAAggtggccgccgccgccgcggacGGCGGCGACTCCGCCGACAAGCAGGACCAGCTCCTCCTCTCCGCCATCTGCAACAACGAGG CTGGGCCCTTCATCCGCCGGGCCTTCACCTCCGGCAAGCCCGACAgcctcctccaccacctccgCCACTTCGCCCGCGCCAAGGAGTCCGAGATCGAGGAGGTCTGCAAGGCCCACTACCAGGACTTCATCCTCGCCGTCGACGACCTCCGATCCCTCCTCTCCGACGTCGACT CCAAGTCCGCCCTCTCCCGCTCCAACTCCACCCTCCAGTCCGTCGCCCTCCCTCTCCTCA TCCTCGACGCCTTCCTCGAGGCCCGCACCGTCTCCGCCAACATCGACCTCGCCCTCGCCTCCGTCGCCTCCTGCATCGGCCTCATGGATCTCTGCTCCCGCGCCAACCTCCACCTCTCCGGCGGCAACTTCTACATGGCCTTGAAGTGCGTCGACGCCCTCGAGGCCCAGTTCCTCGACAAGACCCCGTCTTCCACCGTCAGGATCATGCTCGAGAAGAAGATCCCCGAGATTCGATCCTACATCGAGCGGAAGGTCAGCAAGGAGTTCGGCGACTGGCTCGTCGAGATCCGCGTGGTCAGCAGGAACCTAGGTCAATTAGCGATCGGCCAG GCTTCCGCCGCGAGGCAGCGGGAGGAAGATCTCAGGATTAAGCAGAGGCAGGCTGAGGAACAGAGTAGGCTCAGCTTGAGAGACTGCGTTTATGCCCTGCAagaggaggacgacgacgacgtgCTCAGCGTCGGGAGCGAGAGTGATGGAAAGTCCGAGAATGGATTCTCCAGTTTCGATTTGACCGCGCTTTACCGAGCTTATCATATTCACCAGACTCTAGGCCTCGAGGATCGGTTCAAGCAGTATTATTTCGAGAACAGGAAGCTTCAATTGACGTCGGATTTCCAGGTATCATCCATGACTCCGTTCCTCGAATCGCACCAGACCTTTTTCGCGCAGATCGCCGGATTTTTCATTGTCGAGGATCGTATTATGAGGACCGGCGGCGGGTTGATCTCGAAAATGGAAGTCGAGAATCTGTGGGAGACCGCGGTCAGTAAGATGTGTTCGGTTCTGGAGGATCAGTTTTCTAGGATGCAGACGGCGAATCATCTTTTGTTGATAAAGGATTATGTGAGCT TTGGGGTGACTCTGCGGAGATATGGATACCTGGTCGATTCGTTGCTCGATGTATTGAGTAAGCATAGGGATAAGTACCACGAGTTATTGCTGTCCGATTGCCGAAAGCAGATCACTGAAGCGCTTGCTGCCGATAAGTTTGATCAGATGTTGATGAGGAAAGAATATGAGTATTCGATGAATGTGCTTTCTTTTCAGTTGCAAGCTTCAGATATCGTAC CATTTCCCTATGTTGCACCATTTTCATCGACTGTGCCGGATTGTTGCCGTATCGTGAGGTCTTTTATTGAAGATTCTGTGAGTTTCTTGTCTTACGGAGGGCAGTTGGATTTTTATGATGTGGTCAAGAAGTATCTAGACAGGCTCTTGGGTGAGGTCCTGGATGGAGCtctattgaaaattataaatacGTCCTCCCTTGGGGTTTCGCAGGCGATGCAAATTGCTGCTAATATGGCCGTATTTGAGCGTGCTTGTGATTTCTTCTCCCGTCATGCAGCACAGCTTTCAGGCGTTCCTCTGAGAGTGGTTGAGAGGAGTCGGAGGCAGTTTCCTCTGATTAAGTGCCGTGCTGCAGCAGAGGAAATGCTGTCTGGGTTGCTTAAACAAAAGGTTGATGGGTTCATGTCATTAATTGAGAATGTGAACTGGATGGCTGATGATCCTCCGCAAAGTGGGAACGAGTATGTAAATGAGGTGATTATTTATCTGGAGACTCTGGTTTCTACCGCACAGCAGATATTGCCTGCTAATGTTCTCAAGAGAGTATTACAAGATGTCCTATCTCACATTTCGGAATTAATAATCGGTGCCTTGTTTGGTGAGTCAGTGAAAAGGTTTAATGTTAATGCAATCATGGGGATTGATGTGGATGTACGATTACTAGAATCTTTTGCCGATAATCAAGCTCCACTTTTCTCGGAGGAGGAAGCAAACCAGCTGAAAACAGCACTTGCTGAGTCGAGGCAGATGATCAATTTGCTTCTAAGCAATCATCCAGAGAATTTCTTGAATCCTGTAATTCGGGAGAGGAGTTACAACAATTTGGACTACAGGAAAGTTGTAACCATCTCAGAAAAGTTGAGAGATCCTTCAGAAAGGTATTTCTCTTCCTTTACAACAAGAGGAACCAAGCAAAATCCGAAAAAGAAATCTCTTGATGCATTAATAAGAAGACTCAAGGATGTCAATTGA
- the LOC120286733 gene encoding protein SENESCENCE-ASSOCIATED GENE 21, mitochondrial-like, with protein MARSLSNAKLFSAVLVDGISASFARRGYAAASQGVASSVAKTGATRSAVMSKKTGEETARSTERVSWVPDPKTGYYRPENRAEEIDVAELRAALLKNKN; from the exons ATGGCTCGCTCGCTCTCCAACGCCAAGCTTTTCTCGGCCGTCCTCGTCGACGGCATCTCCGCCTCCTTCGCCAG GCGCGGGTACGCGGCGGCGTCGCAAGGGGTTGCTTCGAGCGTCGCGAAAACAGGGGCGACCAGGAGCGCCGTGATGTCGAAGAAGACCGGGGAGGAGACGGCCAGATCCACCGAGCGCGTCTCGTGGGTGCCCGACCCGAAGACCGGGTACTACAGACCCGAGAACCGCGCGGAGGAGATCGACGTGGCCGAGCTGCGCGCGGCGCTCCTGAAGAACAAGAACTGA
- the LOC104456746 gene encoding LOW QUALITY PROTEIN: protein SENESCENCE-ASSOCIATED GENE 21, mitochondrial (The sequence of the model RefSeq protein was modified relative to this genomic sequence to represent the inferred CDS: inserted 1 base in 1 codon; deleted 1 base in 1 codon) translates to MARSLSNAKLFSAVLVDGISASFARRGYAAASQGVASSVAKTGATRSAVMSKKTGEETARSTERVSWVPDPKTGYYRPENRAXEIDVAELRAALLKNKN, encoded by the exons ATGGCTCGCTCGCTCTCCAACGCCAAGCTT TTCTCGGCCGTCCTCGTCGACGGCATCTCCGCCTCCTTCGCCAG GCGCGGGTACGCGGCGGCGTCGCAAGGGGTTGCTTCGAGCGTCGCGAAAACAGGGGCGACCAGGAGCGCCGTGATGTCGAAGAAGACCGGGGAGGAGACGGCCAGATCCACCGAGCGCGTCTCGTGGGTGCCCGACCCGAAGACCGGGTACTACAGACCCGAGAACCGCG GAGAGATCGACGTGGCCGAGCTGCGCGCGGCGCTCCTGAAGAACAAGAACTGA